A genomic region of Rhodococcus pyridinivorans contains the following coding sequences:
- a CDS encoding peptidylprolyl isomerase: MIRLRTALAAGAGLALLLTGCSDDSSTDTAASSSAPASAADRQSPAYTGELPERPSGTDSVSCTYDASGDAARDVTAPASDDVSATGAAAAQITTSVGVIGVELDRAAAPCTVNSFVSLAEQGYFDDTPCHRLVTSPGLQVLQCGDPTGTGTGGPGYGFDTEYPENVYAPGDAQLRQPVIYPRGTVAMANTGRPGSNGSQFFLVYEDSQLPPTYTVFGTVDEAGLAVIEEVAAEGDDGSMAAGGGAPNRAVQIESVTVGS; encoded by the coding sequence ATGATCCGATTGCGCACCGCCCTCGCCGCCGGCGCCGGGCTGGCACTCCTGCTCACGGGGTGCTCCGACGATTCGTCCACCGATACCGCCGCGAGCTCGTCGGCACCGGCGTCCGCCGCCGACCGGCAGTCCCCCGCCTACACGGGCGAACTACCGGAGCGACCCAGCGGCACCGACTCCGTCTCGTGCACCTACGACGCCTCGGGTGACGCCGCACGCGACGTGACCGCCCCCGCCTCGGACGACGTCTCCGCCACCGGCGCTGCTGCCGCGCAGATCACCACCAGCGTCGGCGTGATCGGCGTCGAACTCGACCGTGCCGCGGCACCGTGCACGGTCAACAGCTTCGTGTCCCTCGCGGAGCAGGGCTACTTCGACGACACGCCCTGCCACCGGCTGGTGACCTCACCGGGTCTGCAGGTGCTGCAGTGCGGCGACCCGACGGGCACCGGCACGGGCGGGCCGGGTTACGGCTTCGACACCGAGTACCCGGAGAACGTGTACGCACCCGGCGACGCCCAGCTGCGCCAGCCGGTGATCTACCCGCGCGGCACGGTCGCGATGGCCAACACGGGCCGGCCCGGCAGCAACGGCAGCCAGTTCTTCCTGGTCTACGAGGATTCGCAGCTTCCCCCCACCTACACGGTCTTCGGGACGGTCGACGAGGCCGGACTCGCCGTGATCGAGGAGGTCGCGGCGGAGGGCGACGACGGATCGATGGCGGCCGGCGGCGGTGCCCCCAACCGCGCGGTGCAGATCGAGTCGGTGACCGTCGGGTCCTGA
- the yajC gene encoding preprotein translocase subunit YajC, whose amino-acid sequence MELLFPLLILALLVPTFLGVRRQKKEMQKVTALQDSLRIGDRVMTTAGLHATVAALADDTVDLEIAPGVVTTWSRLVIRERVETETPQDPDLLRKDDDANPPEGRPTEY is encoded by the coding sequence ATGGAACTGCTCTTCCCTCTCCTGATCCTGGCACTGCTCGTCCCGACCTTCCTGGGCGTGCGGCGTCAGAAGAAGGAGATGCAGAAGGTGACGGCGCTGCAGGACTCCCTGCGCATCGGCGACCGCGTGATGACCACCGCGGGTCTGCACGCCACGGTGGCCGCCCTCGCCGACGACACCGTCGATCTCGAGATCGCGCCGGGTGTCGTCACGACCTGGTCGCGTCTGGTCATCCGGGAGCGCGTCGAGACCGAGACCCCGCAGGATCCGGATCTGCTCCGCAAGGACGACGATGCGAACCCGCCGGAGGGACGTCCGACCGAGTACTGA
- a CDS encoding RelA/SpoT family protein has protein sequence MTQNLDRSHNSGQNPTPTPASTSASRRVRARLARRITGQRGTSLKPVLEPLVTIHRELYPKADLSQLQRAYDVAEERHASQKRKSGDPYITHPLAVATILAELGMDTTTLVAALLHDTVEDTGYTLEQLTAEFGEEVAHLVDGVTKLDKVVLGSAAEGETIRKMIIAMARDPRVLVIKVADRLHNMRTMRFLPPEKQARKARETLEVIAPLAHRLGMATVKWELEDLAFAILHPKKYEEIVRLVATRAPSRDTYLATVRDEIGRTLSASRIDAVVEGRPKHYWSIYQKMIVKGRDFDDIHDLVGVRILCNEIRDCYAAVGVVHSLWQPMAGRFKDYIAQPRYGVYQSLHTTVIGPEGKPLEVQIRTHEMHRTAEFGIAAHWRYKETKGRHSGDVAELDDMAWMRQLLDWQREAADPGEFLESLRYDLAVKEIFVFTPKGDVITLPSGSTPVDFAYAVHTEVGHRCIGARVNGRLVALERKLENGEVVEVFTSKDPNAGPSRDWQSFVVSPRAKAKIRQWFAKERREEALESGKDAIAKEVRRVGLPLQRLMNADLMVTVAKELRYADVSALYTAVGEHHVSAHHVVQRLVALLGGVGGVEEELAERSTPSTIPTRSRNSGDSGVLVPGAPGTVSKLAKCCTPVPGDEIMGFVTRTGAVSVHRTDCTNAGSLREQSERIIEVQWAPSPSSVFLVAIQIEALDRHRLLSDVTKALADEKVNILSASVTTTGDRVAVSRFTFEMGDPKHLGHVLNVVRNVEGVYDVYRVTSAA, from the coding sequence ATGACCCAGAATCTCGATCGGTCCCACAATTCCGGTCAGAACCCGACCCCCACACCGGCATCGACCTCCGCGTCGAGGCGGGTACGCGCGCGCCTGGCACGACGCATCACCGGTCAGCGGGGCACGAGCCTCAAGCCGGTCCTCGAGCCGCTGGTCACCATCCACCGCGAGCTGTACCCGAAGGCCGACCTCTCGCAGCTGCAGCGGGCCTACGACGTCGCGGAGGAACGGCACGCCAGCCAGAAGCGCAAGTCCGGCGATCCCTACATCACCCACCCGCTGGCGGTCGCCACGATCCTCGCCGAACTCGGCATGGACACCACGACCCTCGTCGCGGCACTGCTCCACGACACCGTCGAGGACACCGGGTATACGCTCGAGCAGCTCACCGCGGAGTTCGGTGAAGAGGTCGCGCATCTCGTCGACGGCGTCACCAAACTCGACAAGGTCGTGCTCGGTTCGGCCGCCGAGGGCGAGACCATCCGCAAGATGATCATCGCGATGGCGCGCGACCCCCGGGTGCTCGTCATCAAGGTCGCCGACCGTCTGCACAACATGCGGACCATGCGCTTCCTGCCTCCCGAGAAGCAGGCCCGCAAGGCACGCGAGACCCTCGAGGTCATCGCCCCGCTGGCCCACCGCCTCGGGATGGCGACGGTCAAGTGGGAGCTCGAGGACCTCGCCTTCGCGATCCTTCATCCGAAGAAGTACGAGGAGATCGTCCGGCTCGTCGCGACCCGCGCACCGTCGCGCGACACCTACCTGGCCACCGTCCGTGACGAGATCGGACGGACACTCTCCGCGTCGCGGATCGACGCGGTCGTCGAGGGCCGGCCCAAGCACTACTGGTCGATCTACCAGAAGATGATCGTCAAGGGCCGCGACTTCGACGACATCCACGACCTGGTCGGCGTGCGCATCCTGTGCAACGAGATCCGCGACTGCTACGCGGCCGTCGGTGTCGTGCACTCGCTGTGGCAGCCCATGGCGGGACGGTTCAAGGACTACATCGCCCAGCCCCGCTACGGCGTCTACCAGTCGCTGCACACCACCGTCATCGGTCCCGAGGGCAAGCCGCTCGAGGTGCAGATCCGCACGCACGAGATGCACCGCACCGCAGAATTCGGCATCGCCGCGCACTGGCGGTACAAGGAGACCAAGGGACGCCACTCGGGTGATGTCGCCGAGCTCGACGACATGGCCTGGATGCGGCAGCTCCTCGACTGGCAGCGGGAAGCGGCCGACCCGGGGGAGTTCCTCGAATCGCTCCGTTACGACCTGGCGGTCAAGGAGATCTTCGTCTTCACGCCCAAGGGCGACGTGATCACGCTGCCTTCCGGCTCGACGCCCGTGGACTTCGCGTACGCCGTGCACACCGAGGTCGGGCACCGCTGCATCGGAGCCCGCGTCAACGGCCGCCTCGTCGCCCTCGAACGCAAGCTCGAGAACGGCGAGGTCGTGGAGGTCTTCACCTCCAAGGACCCCAACGCCGGCCCGAGCCGCGACTGGCAGTCGTTCGTCGTCTCACCCCGCGCCAAGGCGAAGATCCGGCAGTGGTTCGCCAAGGAACGTCGCGAGGAGGCCCTCGAATCCGGCAAGGACGCCATCGCGAAGGAGGTCCGTCGCGTCGGTCTGCCGCTGCAGCGCCTGATGAACGCCGACCTGATGGTCACGGTCGCCAAGGAACTGCGGTACGCCGACGTCTCGGCGCTGTACACCGCGGTCGGTGAGCACCACGTCTCGGCGCACCACGTCGTGCAACGGCTGGTCGCGCTGCTTGGTGGCGTCGGTGGCGTCGAAGAGGAACTGGCCGAGCGGTCCACACCGTCGACCATCCCGACCCGCTCGCGGAACAGCGGCGACTCCGGTGTCCTCGTGCCGGGCGCACCGGGCACGGTCTCGAAGCTCGCCAAGTGCTGCACGCCCGTCCCCGGCGACGAGATCATGGGCTTCGTGACCCGCACCGGAGCGGTGAGCGTGCACCGCACCGACTGCACCAACGCCGGGTCGCTGCGGGAGCAGTCGGAGCGCATCATCGAGGTGCAGTGGGCGCCCTCGCCGTCGTCGGTGTTCCTCGTCGCGATCCAGATCGAAGCTCTCGACCGGCACCGTCTGCTGTCCGACGTGACGAAGGCACTCGCCGACGAGAAGGTCAACATCCTGTCGGCCTCCGTGACGACCACAGGCGATCGGGTCGCGGTGAGCCGGTTCACCTTCGAGATGGGCGACCCGAAACATCTCGGGCACGTGCTCAACGTCGTCCGCAACGTCGAGGGCGTCTACGACGTGTACCGGGTGACCTCGGCAGCCTGA
- a CDS encoding peptidylprolyl isomerase: MPSNAQRRQAAKRKLERQLERRAERERKRRRMTIALSALGVIVVVGAGVALWAVDRGDDTATEAASNDTSGSEMEYAALPDGRSEPLPETVSCSYTADGREPSKPAEPPRTEGIRTTGEGNTDISVSMETSQGNIGLILHNDDSPCTVNSFLSLASQNYFDDTPCHRLTTSPSLQVLQCGDPSGSGSGGPGYQFANEFPTDQFAADDPAAQEPMTYPRGTLAMANAGPDTNGSQFFLVYGDSVLPPQYTVFGTIDETGLATLDKIAAAGVAGGAADGAPALETTLTSVRMD; the protein is encoded by the coding sequence GTGCCGAGCAACGCACAACGGCGCCAGGCCGCGAAACGCAAACTCGAACGGCAGCTCGAGCGTCGAGCCGAACGCGAGCGCAAGCGGCGCCGCATGACGATCGCGCTGTCCGCGCTCGGAGTGATCGTGGTCGTCGGCGCCGGTGTTGCTCTGTGGGCGGTCGACCGGGGCGACGACACGGCCACCGAGGCGGCGTCGAACGACACCTCGGGTTCGGAAATGGAGTACGCCGCGCTCCCCGACGGCCGGTCCGAGCCGTTGCCCGAGACGGTGAGCTGCTCCTACACCGCGGACGGCCGCGAACCGTCGAAGCCGGCAGAGCCGCCGCGCACCGAGGGCATCCGCACCACCGGTGAGGGCAACACGGACATCAGCGTCAGCATGGAGACGAGCCAGGGGAACATCGGCCTGATCCTGCACAACGACGATTCGCCGTGCACCGTCAACAGTTTCCTGTCGCTGGCCTCGCAGAACTACTTCGACGACACGCCCTGCCACCGGCTGACCACCTCGCCGTCCCTGCAGGTCCTGCAGTGCGGCGACCCGTCGGGTAGCGGGTCGGGCGGTCCGGGATACCAGTTCGCCAACGAGTTCCCCACCGATCAGTTCGCCGCCGACGATCCCGCCGCGCAGGAACCGATGACCTATCCGCGTGGCACCCTCGCGATGGCCAACGCCGGCCCGGACACCAATGGCAGCCAGTTCTTCCTGGTGTACGGCGATTCGGTGCTGCCGCCGCAGTACACCGTCTTCGGCACGATCGACGAGACCGGTCTCGCGACCCTCGACAAGATCGCCGCGGCCGGCGTCGCAGGCGGAGCCGCCGACGGTGCCCCCGCGCTGGAGACCACCCTCACGTCGGTCAGGATGGACTGA
- a CDS encoding ABC transporter substrate-binding protein codes for MAVSERNDPTTRRSPRRRGTLLACAAVASTLAFSTVACGTDEEPVHLIGYAIDNTVTTYNANTVDGAASGARQAFARVLPGFGYVGPQGRVIADTDIGTASVVPGEGLTVQYRLSPDAVYSDGVPMSCDDLVLAWAASSGRFTAPDESGEQVPLFDAAHRGGYADIDRVDCQPGSKEATVVFRPGREDTNWKALFGATELMPAHVAAGRSGVSDLVGAITANDTEAVRRIAEFWNTGWTLTPGEIDPALFPSAGPYRLESYTAEDGLTLVANERWWGNAPGTDRIVVWPRGTDTSAAAEDGRIHVVDVAEGSVGHSNLGDGADVSTVVSRNLEQLVFATSGVFQDPAARRAVALCTPRTQLFDELGVSDESNGVTGPITSRLLAPDSPLYPQTVPTAEGYAEVDIAAARSEREASGQDRMQVRIGYLGPDERRARTVELIGESCREAGIEIVDAGSDTFTPSQLTAGEVDAILVGTATAAGAGGAADMEHARDALHSGAGSNVGGYSIGRVDELLDGLLVAKDNAAIAGLATEAERILWGDVPTLPLFAQPRTIGFAAGMHAGVPNPTTAGAGWNMDRWILGG; via the coding sequence ATGGCGGTGAGCGAGCGGAACGACCCGACGACGAGGCGGTCGCCGAGGCGCCGCGGCACGCTCCTCGCGTGCGCGGCGGTGGCCTCGACACTCGCGTTCTCCACCGTCGCGTGCGGCACGGACGAGGAACCGGTGCACTTGATCGGGTACGCGATCGACAACACGGTGACGACCTACAACGCGAACACCGTCGACGGTGCGGCCTCGGGCGCGCGCCAGGCGTTCGCCCGGGTGCTGCCGGGCTTCGGCTACGTCGGTCCGCAGGGCCGGGTGATCGCGGACACCGACATCGGCACTGCCTCGGTCGTGCCCGGTGAGGGGCTCACCGTGCAGTACCGCCTGTCGCCGGACGCGGTCTACTCCGACGGTGTGCCCATGTCCTGCGACGACCTCGTCCTGGCCTGGGCTGCGTCGAGCGGACGCTTCACCGCTCCCGACGAGTCCGGCGAGCAGGTCCCGCTGTTCGACGCTGCCCATCGTGGTGGTTACGCCGACATCGACCGGGTCGACTGTCAGCCCGGGTCGAAGGAGGCCACCGTCGTCTTCCGACCCGGCCGCGAGGACACGAACTGGAAGGCGCTGTTCGGGGCCACCGAGCTGATGCCGGCCCACGTGGCGGCAGGAAGGTCGGGTGTGTCCGACCTGGTCGGAGCGATCACGGCGAACGACACCGAGGCCGTCCGGCGCATCGCGGAGTTCTGGAACACCGGCTGGACCCTCACCCCGGGTGAGATCGATCCGGCGCTGTTCCCGTCCGCGGGCCCGTACCGCCTCGAGTCGTACACCGCCGAGGACGGCCTGACGCTCGTCGCGAACGAGCGGTGGTGGGGGAACGCCCCGGGCACCGACCGCATCGTCGTCTGGCCGCGCGGCACCGACACGTCCGCGGCCGCGGAGGACGGCCGCATCCACGTCGTCGACGTGGCCGAGGGATCCGTCGGCCACAGCAACCTCGGCGACGGCGCCGACGTCTCCACCGTCGTCTCACGCAACCTCGAACAACTGGTGTTCGCCACGAGCGGTGTCTTCCAGGACCCGGCGGCGCGCCGCGCCGTCGCCCTGTGCACGCCTCGCACACAGCTGTTCGACGAACTCGGCGTGTCCGACGAGTCGAACGGCGTCACGGGCCCGATCACCTCGCGGCTCCTGGCGCCCGACTCGCCGCTGTACCCGCAGACCGTGCCGACCGCCGAAGGCTACGCCGAGGTCGACATCGCCGCCGCGCGTTCCGAACGTGAGGCCTCCGGTCAGGACCGCATGCAGGTCCGCATCGGCTATCTCGGACCGGACGAGCGCCGCGCGCGCACCGTCGAGTTGATCGGCGAATCCTGCCGTGAGGCGGGCATCGAGATCGTCGACGCCGGCTCCGACACCTTCACGCCGTCGCAGCTGACGGCGGGGGAGGTCGACGCGATCCTCGTCGGGACGGCCACGGCCGCCGGTGCCGGTGGCGCCGCCGACATGGAGCACGCCCGCGACGCACTGCACTCCGGGGCCGGCAGCAACGTCGGCGGTTATTCGATCGGCCGCGTCGACGAACTGCTCGACGGCCTGCTCGTGGCGAAGGACAACGCGGCCATCGCGGGACTCGCGACCGAGGCCGAACGCATCCTGTGGGGCGACGTTCCCACCCTGCCCCTGTTCGCGCAGCCCCGCACGATCGGGTTCGCGGCGGGAATGCATGCCGGGGTGCCCAACCCGACGACCGCGGGTGCGGGCTGGAACATGGACCGGTGGATACTCGGAGGATGA
- a CDS encoding adenine phosphoribosyltransferase, whose translation MSAQRIGDTRLVEEAAVAVAEHTRWVDDFPTAGVRFADLTPVFADGPSFSAVIAALASAAPDAELVAGIDARGFLLGGGIARTLGVGVLAVRKAGKLPPPVQTCEYSLEYGTAAIEIPGDWMALQGRKVLVVDDVLATGGTLAATVELLERVGAEVVGITVVTEIEALGGRTRLQKYPLTSLMRI comes from the coding sequence ATGAGCGCTCAACGGATCGGCGATACGCGGCTCGTCGAAGAAGCTGCCGTGGCCGTGGCCGAACACACCCGATGGGTCGACGATTTCCCGACCGCGGGTGTCCGTTTCGCCGACCTGACGCCCGTCTTCGCCGACGGACCGTCCTTCTCGGCCGTGATCGCGGCGCTGGCCTCCGCGGCACCCGACGCCGAACTCGTCGCCGGTATCGATGCGCGCGGCTTCCTCCTCGGCGGCGGCATCGCCCGCACCCTGGGGGTGGGCGTGCTCGCCGTCCGCAAGGCGGGCAAACTCCCGCCGCCCGTCCAGACCTGTGAATACAGCCTCGAATACGGCACCGCCGCGATCGAGATCCCGGGCGACTGGATGGCCCTGCAGGGCCGCAAGGTGCTCGTCGTCGACGACGTCCTTGCGACCGGCGGAACCCTCGCCGCCACCGTCGAACTGCTCGAACGCGTCGGCGCCGAGGTCGTCGGGATCACCGTCGTCACCGAGATCGAAGCCCTCGGCGGCCGGACGCGACTGCAGAAGTACCCGCTGACGTCTCTCATGCGGATCTGA
- the secD gene encoding protein translocase subunit SecD yields MAPSNGSVHPVRALALFGVILAALYALVFFTGDKSPTPKLGIDLQGGTRVTLTARTPDGSSPSPDSLRQAQQIIETRVNGLGVSGSEVIVEGDNLVITVPGEDSAQARTLGQTARLYIRPVIGGPIDANMTAEDLAEQPGAGTPEGGLPAEPAPAEPAPGEPAPADQAPPADAPEPQGRPFPAQDPTAPTDAPAPAETPEAPVEAPQAPAEPSGAPDAPENDGSLTPQEQAAADIATAKATRQSEDPAVQQAAALALDCSAADPLAGNDDPALPLVACSTDGTAIYLLGPSIIDGQQIEDATSGFNQQQSRYEVSLTFDSEGSNTWAQFTAANIGQQAAFVLDSKVVSAPVIQGATPAGSATSITGQFTSTQAAELANTLKYGSLPLSFVASEAETVSATLGLASLEAGLIAGAVGLALVLLFCLAYYRMLGLLTALSLVLSGMAVYAVMVLLGRYIGFTLDLAGVAGLIIGIGMTADSFVVFFERIKDEIREGRSFRSAVPRGWARARRTILSGNAVSFIAAAVLYVLAVGQVRGFAFTLGLTTILDVVVVFLVTWPLVFLASKSKFWSKPSVNGLGAIQQVADERRLVAATAAKEA; encoded by the coding sequence GTGGCACCTTCCAACGGATCGGTGCATCCCGTGCGCGCTCTCGCCCTGTTCGGGGTGATTCTCGCCGCGTTGTATGCACTGGTCTTCTTCACCGGGGACAAGTCGCCCACCCCGAAGCTGGGCATCGACCTGCAGGGTGGCACCCGCGTCACCCTCACCGCGCGAACCCCCGACGGGAGCAGCCCGAGTCCGGACAGCCTCCGCCAGGCCCAGCAGATCATCGAGACCCGCGTCAACGGGCTCGGTGTGTCGGGTTCGGAGGTGATCGTCGAGGGCGACAACCTCGTGATCACCGTCCCGGGTGAGGACAGCGCCCAGGCCAGGACGCTGGGCCAGACCGCCCGGCTGTACATCAGGCCGGTGATCGGGGGACCGATCGACGCGAACATGACCGCCGAGGATCTCGCCGAGCAGCCCGGTGCCGGTACCCCCGAGGGCGGGCTGCCCGCAGAACCGGCCCCTGCCGAACCGGCACCCGGTGAACCCGCGCCGGCCGACCAGGCTCCGCCCGCCGACGCACCCGAACCGCAGGGACGTCCGTTCCCCGCGCAGGATCCCACCGCGCCCACCGACGCCCCGGCACCGGCCGAGACGCCCGAGGCCCCCGTCGAGGCGCCCCAGGCTCCGGCCGAGCCCTCCGGAGCACCCGACGCTCCCGAGAACGACGGCTCGCTCACGCCGCAGGAACAGGCGGCTGCAGACATCGCCACGGCCAAGGCCACCCGTCAGAGCGAGGACCCCGCCGTGCAGCAGGCGGCGGCTCTCGCCCTCGACTGCTCCGCGGCCGACCCGCTCGCCGGCAACGACGACCCGGCGCTTCCGCTCGTCGCGTGCTCGACCGACGGCACCGCGATCTACCTGCTGGGCCCGAGCATCATCGACGGCCAGCAGATCGAGGACGCGACCTCCGGTTTCAATCAGCAGCAGTCGCGCTACGAGGTCAGCCTGACCTTCGACAGCGAGGGCAGCAATACGTGGGCGCAGTTCACCGCCGCGAACATCGGTCAGCAGGCCGCCTTCGTGCTCGACTCGAAGGTCGTCAGCGCGCCCGTGATCCAGGGCGCCACCCCCGCCGGCAGCGCCACCTCGATCACCGGCCAGTTCACGAGTACGCAGGCCGCAGAGCTGGCGAACACCCTCAAGTACGGGTCGTTGCCGCTGTCGTTCGTGGCATCCGAAGCCGAGACCGTCTCCGCCACTCTGGGTCTGGCTTCGCTCGAGGCCGGGCTGATCGCCGGTGCGGTGGGTCTGGCGCTGGTGCTCCTGTTCTGCCTCGCGTACTACCGGATGCTCGGACTGCTCACCGCGCTGTCGCTCGTTCTCTCGGGAATGGCGGTCTACGCGGTCATGGTGCTGCTCGGCAGATACATCGGGTTCACGCTCGACCTCGCCGGCGTCGCCGGTCTGATCATCGGTATCGGCATGACCGCCGACTCGTTCGTCGTGTTCTTCGAACGGATCAAGGACGAGATCCGCGAGGGGCGGAGTTTCCGTTCCGCGGTGCCGCGCGGCTGGGCACGGGCCCGCCGCACGATTCTCTCCGGTAACGCGGTCAGCTTCATCGCCGCCGCCGTGCTCTACGTCCTGGCCGTCGGTCAGGTCCGCGGCTTCGCGTTCACCCTCGGCCTCACCACGATCCTCGACGTCGTCGTCGTGTTCCTGGTGACCTGGCCGCTGGTGTTCCTGGCCTCGAAGTCGAAGTTCTGGTCCAAGCCGAGCGTGAACGGTCTGGGCGCGATCCAGCAGGTGGCCGACGAGCGTCGTCTCGTCGCCGCGACCGCTGCGAAGGAGGCGTGA
- the ruvB gene encoding Holliday junction branch migration DNA helicase RuvB, with protein sequence MPSDSDIETSLRPTSLDDFIGQPRVREQLQLVLRGAKLRGGTPDHILLSGPPGLGKTSMAMIIAAELGTSLRLTSGPALERAGDLAAMLSNLAEGDVLFIDEIHRIARPAEEMLYLAMEDFRVDVVVGKGPGATSIPLEVAPFTLVGATTRSGALTGPLRDRFGFTAHMDFYEPPELQRILHRSASILGIALRDDAAAEIAGRSRGTPRIANRLLRRVRDYADVRADGVVTRAVAQAALEVYDVDPIGLDRLDRAVLGALVRSFGGGPVGVSTLAVAVGEEPATVEEVCEPFLVRAGMVARTPRGRVATQAAWLQLGLTPPPEAATGGIEVRAREPQLELFEDDPDTTLEGGVDPSDPDDPDVRR encoded by the coding sequence CTGCCCTCCGACAGCGACATCGAGACCAGTCTGCGCCCGACCAGTCTCGACGACTTCATCGGGCAACCGCGGGTCCGCGAACAGCTGCAGCTCGTTCTGCGAGGAGCGAAGCTGCGCGGCGGCACTCCCGATCACATCCTCCTGTCCGGTCCGCCCGGTCTCGGCAAGACGTCGATGGCGATGATCATCGCCGCCGAACTCGGCACGTCACTGAGACTGACCTCCGGTCCCGCGCTCGAACGCGCCGGTGATCTCGCTGCGATGCTGTCGAACCTCGCGGAGGGCGACGTGCTGTTCATCGACGAGATCCACCGCATCGCCCGACCGGCCGAGGAGATGCTGTATCTGGCGATGGAGGACTTCCGCGTCGACGTCGTGGTGGGCAAGGGGCCCGGCGCGACGTCCATCCCGCTCGAGGTCGCACCCTTCACCCTCGTCGGCGCGACCACCCGTTCCGGTGCCCTCACCGGCCCGCTGCGCGACCGGTTCGGTTTCACTGCGCACATGGACTTCTACGAGCCCCCCGAGCTGCAGCGCATCCTGCACCGCTCCGCATCGATCCTCGGGATCGCTCTCCGCGACGACGCCGCCGCGGAGATCGCCGGTCGCTCCCGCGGCACGCCGCGTATCGCCAACCGGTTGCTGCGCCGCGTCCGCGACTACGCCGACGTGCGCGCCGACGGTGTCGTGACCCGGGCCGTGGCCCAGGCCGCGCTCGAGGTGTACGACGTCGACCCGATCGGTCTCGATCGTCTCGATCGCGCCGTTCTCGGCGCACTCGTCCGCAGTTTCGGTGGTGGCCCGGTCGGCGTGTCGACACTCGCGGTGGCCGTGGGGGAGGAGCCCGCCACCGTCGAGGAGGTGTGCGAGCCGTTCCTGGTCCGTGCCGGCATGGTCGCGCGCACTCCGCGCGGACGTGTGGCCACGCAGGCCGCTTGGTTGCAGCTCGGCCTCACCCCGCCGCCGGAGGCCGCCACCGGGGGCATCGAGGTGCGTGCGCGCGAACCACAGCTCGAGCTGTTCGAGGACGACCCGGACACGACCCTCGAGGGCGGTGTCGATCCGTCCGACCCGGACGATCCGGACGTACGGAGGTAG
- the secF gene encoding protein translocase subunit SecF encodes MTDTTTTTAAPQHSRLSRLYTGTGAFEIVGRRKRWYIVTAVIVLIALLSMLLRGFSWGIDFEGGTRIQMPAVPGVSVEEVETVFSDTIGFEPEAVQTVGAGDGATVQIRSETLDGEQVAELQTALFEEFQPAGPDGEPSRNSISVADVSETWGSQITNKALIALVVFLVIVSIYITIRYQRNMAIAAITALFFDIIVTAGVYALVGFEVSPATVIGLLTILGFSLYDTVVVFDKVEENTRGILHLHRRTYAEQANLAVNQTLMRSINTTIISVLPVLALMVIAVWLLGVGTLKDLALVQLVGIVVGTFSSIFFATPLLVTLEEWRGPVAKHTRKVLAKREEAAARAAKAGTTAGSQSADAVDAKVVPTVQGAGPLPDRATVRRGPAPGARPTGKRGKRRS; translated from the coding sequence ATGACCGACACGACCACGACGACGGCCGCGCCGCAGCACAGCCGACTGTCCCGTCTGTACACCGGCACGGGCGCCTTCGAGATCGTCGGACGCCGCAAGCGGTGGTACATCGTCACCGCGGTGATCGTGTTGATCGCCCTGCTCAGCATGCTGCTGCGCGGATTCAGCTGGGGTATCGACTTCGAGGGCGGCACCCGCATCCAGATGCCGGCCGTGCCGGGCGTCTCCGTCGAGGAAGTCGAGACCGTCTTCAGCGACACCATCGGCTTCGAACCCGAGGCGGTGCAGACTGTCGGCGCCGGCGACGGAGCGACCGTCCAGATCCGGTCGGAGACTCTCGACGGCGAGCAGGTCGCCGAGCTGCAGACCGCGCTGTTCGAGGAGTTCCAGCCCGCCGGGCCGGACGGTGAGCCGTCCCGCAACTCGATCAGCGTCGCCGACGTCAGCGAGACGTGGGGAAGCCAGATCACCAACAAGGCGCTCATCGCGCTGGTGGTCTTCCTCGTCATCGTCAGCATCTACATCACGATCCGATACCAGCGGAACATGGCGATCGCAGCGATCACCGCCCTGTTCTTCGACATCATCGTGACAGCGGGTGTCTACGCCCTCGTCGGCTTCGAGGTCAGTCCTGCGACCGTCATCGGTCTGCTCACGATCCTCGGTTTCTCGCTCTACGACACGGTCGTCGTCTTCGACAAGGTCGAGGAGAACACCCGCGGCATCCTGCACCTGCACCGCCGCACCTACGCCGAGCAGGCCAACCTCGCCGTCAACCAGACGCTCATGCGCTCGATCAACACCACGATCATCTCGGTGTTGCCGGTGCTGGCGCTGATGGTCATCGCGGTGTGGCTCCTCGGTGTGGGCACGCTCAAGGACCTCGCCCTCGTCCAGTTGGTCGGCATCGTCGTCGGTACCTTCTCGTCGATCTTCTTCGCGACCCCGTTGCTGGTTACGCTCGAGGAATGGCGTGGTCCGGTCGCGAAGCACACCCGCAAGGTGCTCGCCAAGCGGGAGGAGGCCGCCGCCCGCGCGGCGAAGGCCGGGACGACGGCCGGATCACAGTCGGCCGACGCGGTCGACGCAAAGGTGGTGCCGACGGTGCAGGGCGCCGGACCCCTGCCCGACCGGGCGACGGTCCGTCGCGGCCCTGCCCCCGGGGCACGACCCACCGGAAAGCGCGGCAAGAGAAGGTCCTGA